A window of Fragaria vesca subsp. vesca linkage group LG7, FraVesHawaii_1.0, whole genome shotgun sequence contains these coding sequences:
- the LOC101302979 gene encoding uncharacterized protein LOC101302979 isoform 1, with protein MREERRCISDLAKLHFTKQTHNQRAMAASPSQSDAQPALLAPPPESESQISSLLYEISQQVQAEMEDMLKSIREIDENSGQITEEIDKCKESALEKKRGLEESKEQVEKAAYAVLQMLNNSIP; from the exons ATGAGAGAAGAGAGACGTTGCATTTCTGATTTGGCAAAGCTACATTTCACAAAACAAACACACAATCAGCGAGCCATGGCCGCTTCACCGTCTCAGTCCGATGCTCAGCCTGCTCTCCTCGCTCCTCCACCGGAATCCGAGTCTCAGATCTCTTCCCTCCTTTACG AGATTTCGCAACAAGTCCAAGCAGAAATGGAGGACATGCTCAAGTCGATCAG GGAAATTGATGAAAACTCAGGTCAGATTACGGAGGAGATTGACAAGTGCAAGGAGTCTGCGCTGGAGAAGAAGAGAGGCTTAGAGGAATCCAAAGAACAAGTCGAGAAAGCTGCTTATGCCGTTCTGCAGATGCTCAACAACTCCATACCGTAG
- the LOC101302979 gene encoding uncharacterized protein LOC101302979 isoform 2, translated as MAASPSQSDAQPALLAPPPESESQISSLLYEISQQVQAEMEDMLKSIREIDENSGQITEEIDKCKESALEKKRGLEESKEQVEKAAYAVLQMLNNSIP; from the exons ATGGCCGCTTCACCGTCTCAGTCCGATGCTCAGCCTGCTCTCCTCGCTCCTCCACCGGAATCCGAGTCTCAGATCTCTTCCCTCCTTTACG AGATTTCGCAACAAGTCCAAGCAGAAATGGAGGACATGCTCAAGTCGATCAG GGAAATTGATGAAAACTCAGGTCAGATTACGGAGGAGATTGACAAGTGCAAGGAGTCTGCGCTGGAGAAGAAGAGAGGCTTAGAGGAATCCAAAGAACAAGTCGAGAAAGCTGCTTATGCCGTTCTGCAGATGCTCAACAACTCCATACCGTAG
- the LOC101303845 gene encoding uncharacterized protein LOC101303845 has product MVRFSSFSTSAFKAKRYVLEDLKPSFFSLQTHLFLCTHTIVSAKQDPNSFTMNYLINSCGLSPEGAISASKWVKLRSAEKADSVLAHFRNHGFSETQIAQVVKLRPKFLTADFEKTLLPKIEYFTSAGLSREDLAKVVSINPTLLGHSLEKQIVPVHKFIRSLLSEQDSITVLKRGSRIFSASQGNVLVPNIEFLIELSMPKSCIALLLTNCTNDVLVNHEKFAKAVLEVKEMGFDMENSRSLWAIRALCRKDKMDHCRRLYMMRWGWSEDDVVSAFRKFPPCMLLSEKKLMQVMDFLVNKMGWPSRMIVRNPLVLSFSLEKRIIPRCSVVKVLMSRGLKNEKVNMSYVLHHSEKEFLEKYVTKYLDRVPQLLSVYQGNADIQDAKFLAPPDAALHIY; this is encoded by the coding sequence ATGGTCAGGTTTAGTTCTTTCTCTACTTCTGCTTTTAAAGCCAAAAGGTATGTTCTTGAAGATCTAAAACCCTCATTCTTTTCTCTTCAAACCCACCTCTTCCTCTGCACACACACCATCGTCTCTGCAAAACAAGACCCCAATAGTTTCACAATGAATTACTTGATAAACTCGTGTGGGTTGTCACCGGAAGGAGCCATTTCGGCATCCAAGTGGGTCAAGTTGCGATCCGCAGAGAAAGCAGACTCCGTTTTGGCCCATTTCAGAAACCATGGCTTCTCTGAAACCCAGATCGCCCAGGTTGTCAAGTTACGCCCAAAATTTCTCACTGCCGATTTTGAGAAAACCTTATTGCCAAAGATCGAGTATTTCACCTCTGCTGGTCTTTCAAGGGAGGACCTTGCCAAAGTTGTGTCTATAAATCCAACACTGTTGGGGCACAGCTTGGAGAAACAGATTGTACCTGTTCATAAGTTCATTAGGAGTCTGCTTTCTGAGCAAGATTCCATTACTGTTTTGAAGCGTGGCTCCCGGATTTTCTCGGCTAGCCAGGGGAATGTTCTGGTGCCAAATATTGAGTTTTTGATTGAATTGAGTATGCCCAAGTCATGCATTGCTTTGCTGCTTACTAATTGTACTAATGATGTGCTTGTAAACCACGAGAAGTTTGCGAAAGCTGTGCTTGAGGTCAAGGAAATGGGATTTGATATGGAAAACTCGAGATCCTTGTGGGCAATACGTGCATTGTGTAGAAAGGATAAAATGGATCATTGTCGCCGACTTTATATGATGAGGTGGGGTTGGTCTGAGGATGATGTTGTCTCTGCCTTCAGGAAGTTTCCTCCTTGTATGCTTCTTTCGGAGAAGAAACTAATGCAAGTGATGGACTTTTTGGTGAACAAGATGGGATGGCCTTCACGTATGATTGTCAGAAACCCTCTGGTTTTGTCATTCAGTTTGGAGAAGAGGATAATCCCAAGGTGTTCTGTTGTTAAGGTTTTGATGTCGCGAGGGTTGAAAAACGAAAAAGTGAATATGAGTTATGTTTTGCATCATTCGGAGAAAGAATTCTTGGAGAAATATGTGACCAAGTATCTTGACCGAGTACCTCAATTGCTGAGTGTGTACCAAGGGAATGCGGATATCCAGGATGCAAAATTTTTAGCCCCCCCTGATGCTGCACTACATATTTACTAG
- the LOC101304129 gene encoding 26S protease regulatory subunit 6B homolog: MVSEPPASFPSTRSDPKSSEQPQSSDEDDLYSRLKSLQRQLEFIDIQEEYVKDEQKNLKRELLRAQEEVKRIQSVPLVIGQFMEMVDQNNGIVGSTTGSNYYVRILSTINREHLKPSASVALHRHSNALVDVLPPEADSSISLLSQSEKPDVTYNDIGGCDIQKQEIREAVELPLTHHDLYKQIGIDPPRGVLLYGPPGTGKTMLAKAVANHTTAAFIRVVGSEFVQKYLGEGPRMVRDVFRLAKENAPAIIFIDEVDAIATARFDAQTGADREVQRILMELLNQMDGFDQTVNVKVIMATNRADTLDPALLRPGRLDRKIEFPLPDRRQKRLVFQVCTAKMNLSDEVDLEDYVSRPDKISAAEITAICQEAGMHAVRKNRYVILPKDFEKGYQTNVKKPDTDFEFYK, from the exons ATGGTGTCGGAGCCACCCGCTTCGTTCCCCTCCACAAGATCGGACCCCAAATCCAGCGAGCAGCCCCAATCCTCCGACGAGGACGACCTCTACAGCCGCCTGAAATCCCTGCAGCGCCAGCTGGAGTTCATCGACATCCAAGAGGAGTACGTGAAAGACGAGCAGAAGAATCTGAAGCGGGAGCTCCTCCGCGCCCAGGAGGAGGTGAAGAGGATCCAGTCGGTGCCTCTGGTGATCGGTCAATTCATGGAGATGGTGGATCAGAACAACGGCATCGTCGGGTCCACCACGGGATCCAATTACTACGTCAGGATTCTCAGTACTATTAATCGAGAGCATCTCAAGCCCTCCGCCTCCGTCGCCTTGCACCGCCACTCCAACGCCCTCGTCGACGTTCTGCCGCCCGAGGCCGACTCCAGTATTTCGCTTCTCAGCCAGTCCGAGAAGCCTGACGTCACCTATAAC GATATCGGTGGTTGTGACATTCAAAAGCAAGAAATCCGTGAAGCAGTGGAACTTCCACTTACTCACCATGACTTGTACAAACAAATTGGAATAGATCCTCCACGTGGTGTATTGTTGTATGGTCCGCCTGGAACTGGTAAAACCATGCTAGCTAAGGCTGTTGCCAATCACACGACTGCTGCCTTCATTAGAGTTGTTGGTTCAGAATTTGTTCAGAAGTATTTGGGTGAG GGTCCACGAATGGTCCGTGATGTTTTCCGTCTCGCCAAAGAGAATGCACCTGCCATCATCTTCATTGATGAGGTGGATGCTATTGCTACTGCAAGGTTTGATGCTCAAACTGGAGCTGATAGAGAAGTCCAACGTATTCTTATGGAGCTCCTCAATCAG ATGGATGGGTTTGACCAGACTGTGAATGTTAAGGTCATAATGGCTACTAATCGTGCTGACACTTTGGATCCTGCACTTCTGCGTCCAGGAAGGCTTGATCGGAAAATTGAATTCCCTTTGCCTGACAGGCGGCAGAAAAGACTTGTTTTTCAA GTCTGCACTGCTAAAATGAACTTGAGTGATGAGGTAGACTTGGAAGATTACGTCTCACGACCAGACAAAATCAGCGCTGCTGAG ATTACAGCTATATGTCAAGAAGCAGGAATGCATGCAGTTAGAAAGAATCGATATGTCATACTGCCAAAGGACTTTGAGAAGGGATACCAAACCAATGTGAAAAAGCCTGATACTGACTTTGAGTTTTATAAATGA
- the LOC101304417 gene encoding uricase-2-like: MAAKQVEGLSLEQRHGKDRVRVARVWRNTPDGRHVVVEWSVSISLLSDCLAAYTRDDNSDIVATDTMKNTVYAKAKECVEQVSVEDFAILLAKHFTSLYQQVTCAIVNIVEKPWERVSVNGEPHEHGFKLGSERHTTEVILEKSGALRVTSGIERLAVLKTTKSGFEGFIRDKYTALPDTRERILATEITASWRYPYESVISIPQKPLYFTEKYLNVKKVLIDTFYGPPKEGKYSPSVQSTLYDMAKTVLKSIPDITAVQLKMPNLHFLPVNISSKDGPIVKFDDDVYLPTDEPHGSIQATLSRLWSKM, encoded by the exons ATGGCAGCGAAGCAAGTAGAGGGCTTGAGCTTGGAGCAGAGGCACGGCAAGGACCGTGTCCGGGTCGCCAGGGTCTGGCGGAACACACCCGACGGACGACATGTCGTCGTCGAATGGAGCGTCAGCATCAGCCTCCTCTCTGACTGCCTCGCCGCTTATACCCGCGACGACAACTCCGATATCGTCGCCACCGACACCATGAAGAACACC GTGTATGCTAAGGCGAAGGAGTGTGTGGAGCAAGTTTCGGTGGAGGATTTCGCAATTCTACTTGCGAAACACTTCACATCTCTTTACCAGCAG GTCACGTGTGCCATTGTTAACATTGTGGAGAAGCCATGGGAGCGTGTATCTGTAAATGGTGAACCTCATGAACATG GTTTCAAATTGGGATCGGAGAGGCACACAACAGAAGTAATTTTGGAGAAGTCTGGTGCATTAAGGGTGACATCTGGTATTGAAAGACTAGCTGTATTGAAGACAACAAAG TCCGGTTTTGAGGGGTTCATTAGGGACAAATACACAGCTCTTCCTGACACACGAGAGAGGATTCTGGCTACAGAAATCACTGCATCATGGAG GTATCCATATGAATCTGTTATTAGCATCCCTCAAAAGCCACTATACTTCACGGAAAAATACTTGAATGTGAAAAAAGTTCTGATCGACACTTTCTATGGTCCTCCGAAAGAAGGAAAATACAGCCCATCTGTGCAAAGCACTCTCTATGATATGGCAAAGACTGTACTCAAGAG TATTCCTGACATAACAGCAGTTCAATTGAAAATGCCAAATCTCCATTTCTTACCTGTTAACATCTCAAGCAAGGATGGTCCTATTGTGAAG TTTGACGATGATGTTTATCTGCCAACAGATGAACCACATGGATCAATACAAGCTACCTTAAGCCGTTTATGGTCAAAGATGTAG
- the LOC101304705 gene encoding uncharacterized protein LOC101304705, translating into MIGRKNMGLASPLLLVLLAFGFFFATYNFLTMILHYRSAGKWVGDSTNGRLLADPIVEMPENLKFKSSKSPFHVALTATDAPYSKWQCRIMYYWYKKMKDMPGSEMGGFTRILHSGSPDNLMDEIPTMVVDPLPAGLDRGYIVLNRPWAFVQWLEKATIEEEYVLMAEPDHIFINPLPNLAHGGYPAAFPFFYIKPTENEKIIRKFYPKENGPVTNIDPIGNSPVIIKKDLLEKISPTWMNISLSMKEDAETDKAFGWVLEMYAYAVASALHGVQHVLRKDFMLQPPWDLEIGKKFIIHYTYGCDYNLKGELTYGKIGEWRFDKRSYLRGPPPRNLPLPPPGVPESVATLVKMVNEATANIPNWDTQ; encoded by the exons ATGATTGGGAGGAAGAACATGGGGCTTGCTTCACCATTACTTCTGGTTCTTTTGGCTTTTGGCTTTTTCTTTGCCACTTACAATTTTTTGACAATGATACTCCACTATAGATCTGCTGGGAAGTGGGTAGGTGATAGTACGAATGGTCGGTTACTGGCTGACCCCATTGTCGAGATGCCAGAGAATCTGAAATTCAAAAGTTCCAAATCACCCTTCCATGTTGCTTTAACAGCAACGGATGCTCCATATAGTAAATGGCAGTGTCGCATTATGTACTATTGGTATAAGAAGATGAAGGACATGCCTGGATCAGAAATGGGAGGATTTACTCGAATTTTGCACTCGGGAAGTCCTGACAACTTGATGGATGAGATTCCCACTATGGTGGTTGATCCTCTGCCTGCCGGTCTTGATCGG GGATATATTGTCTTAAATAGACCTTGGGCTTTTGTGCAATGGCTGGAAAAGGCTACAATTGAGGAAGA ATATGTGTTGATGGCAGAGCCTGATCATATATTCATAAATCCTCTTCCTAATCTGGCCCATGGAGGATATCCAGCTGCCTTTCCTTTTTTCTACATTAAACCTACAGAGAATGAGAAGATCATAAGAAAGTTTTACCCCAAAGAGAATGGCCCGGTCACAAATATTGATCCAATTGGAAATTCTCCAGTAATTATTAAAAAG GACTTGTTGGAAAAGATTTCGCCGACATGGATGAATATTTCTTTGAGCATGAAAGAAGATGCAGAGACTGATAAAGCTTTTGGATGGGTGCTAGAAAT GTATGCTTATGCTGTAGCATCTGCGTTGCATGGCGTGCAGCATGTTCTTCGGAAGGACTTCATGCTGCAG CCTCCTTGGGATTTGGAAATTGGTAAAAAGTTTATTATTCACTATACTTATGGATGTGACTACAACTTAAAG GGTGAGCTCACATATGGAAAAATTGGGGAATGGAGATTCGATAAGAGATCATATCTACGTGGACCTCCACCTAGAAATCTTCCTTTACCCCCTCCGGGGGTTCCTGAGAGTGTG GCCACCCTTGTAAAGATGGTGAACGAAGCTACTGCTAACATTCCTAATTGGGACACACAATAG